A DNA window from Drosophila pseudoobscura strain MV-25-SWS-2005 chromosome 2, UCI_Dpse_MV25, whole genome shotgun sequence contains the following coding sequences:
- the LOC4803300 gene encoding uncharacterized protein isoform X2 → MNKVIRRYPRGIPALGMKPIDVVDIRNSKFWDNPKVGAFWLQFNLFDQVNYGFENTTITKVKGFTKNPTSSLMEIHGRIPSLIHKGRYMSQGRVWIVELNSTGEQLSDFQNFRFVLKLKVIMEYRNNKRYLKIYELNPIVNMDRWVFWLDNFFSENTDLTIAINQVFNIHWVEFWNELEPTNLRIFASVFRDLIEDILYKVSYDDMFLPDEKETRDND, encoded by the exons ATGAATAAAGTGATACGACGCTATCCGAGAGGCATACCCGCCTTGGGCATGAAACCCATCGATGTGGTGGACATACGGAACTCAAAGTTCTGGGATAATCCGAAAGTAGGAGCCTTCTGGCTGCAGTTCAATCTGTTTGATCAGGTCAACTATGGCTTTGAGAACACAACGATCACGAAGGTCAAGGGCTTTACTAAGAATCCCACATCGAGCCTGATGGAAATACACGGCAGGATACCGAGTCTCATCCATAAAGGGCGCTACATGTCTCAGGGTCGCGTATGGATAGTGGAATTGAATTCAACGGGCGAACAGCTTTCGGATTTCCAGAATTTTCGATTTGTTCTCAAGCTAAAAGTGATCATGGAGTATCGGAATAACAAGCGCTACCTAAAGATATACGAGCTGAATCCCATTGTCAATATGGATCG TTGGGTCTTCTGGCTGGATAACTTTTTTTCAGAGAACACAGATCTCACAATTGCCATCAATCAGGTTTTCAACATACATTGGGTGGAGTTCTGGAATGAATTGGAGCCCACAAATCTGAGAATATTTGCGAGTGTTTTTCGTGATTTGATCGAGGATATTCTGTATAAAGTATCATATGATGATATGTTCCTACCGGATGAAAAAGAGACTCGCGATAATGATTAA
- the LOC4803301 gene encoding circadian clock-controlled protein, producing MLYLPFIFWITLELFVGLQCQTFPDKVNKCHYGDGKCLAESANALIRNYPKGIPEINLKPFDVVTVKDWVLVNDSRVGGAWYYFQLFNQVNLGFENTTITEIKGFDRDPTKSKIEIHGKIPRLVYKGKYHAKGRMLWFVDINSKGDSSSDFLNFRFDLTLKVRTEYRNNKRYMKIYEVVPNLRLDRWIMWMDDFFPDNFDMTIAINNLFNRNWVEFWNELEPRILLLFETVFLSLFEDLFYNIPYDDLFLADSEFN from the exons ATGCTTTACCTGCCCTTTATATTCTGGATCACTCTGGAGCTCTTTGTCGGCCTGCAATGCCAAACATTTC ctGACAAGGTGAATAAATGTCATTATGGAGATGGCAAGTGCCTGGCAGAGTCGGCCAATGCTTTGATTCGTAATTATCCCAAGGGCATACCCGAGATCAATCTGAAGCCCTTCGATGTAGTGACAGTGAAGGATTGGGTGCTGGTCAATGACTCGCGGGTGGGCGGTGCCTGGTACTACTTCCAACTATTCAATCAGGTAAACCTTGGCTTCGAGAACACCACAATCACAGAGATCAAGGGCTTCGATCGGGATCCCACCAAATCCAAGATAGAGATTCATGGCAAGATACCCAGACTGGTGTACAAGGGCAAATACCACGCCAAGGGTCGGATGCTCTGGTTTGTGGATATCAATTCCAAGGGTGACTCGAGCTCGGATTTCCTCAACTTTCGCTTCGATCTGACGCTCAAAGTACGCACCGAATACAGGAACAATAAGCGATACATGAAAATATATGAGGTGGTACCCAACCTACGACTGGATCG CTGGATCATGTGGATGGATGATTTCTTTCCCGATAACTTTGATATGACCATAGCTATTAATAATCTATTCAATCGGAATTGGGTCGAGTTCTGGAACGAATTAGAGCCGAGAATCCTGCTTCTGTTCGAAACGGTGTTTCTGAGCCTGTTTGAAGATCTGTTCTACAACATACCATACGATGATCTATTCCTAGCCGATTCGGAGTTCAATTAG
- the LOC4803300 gene encoding uncharacterized protein isoform X1 yields the protein MGMRDIFTLVLCLQLIKSLQGQILPKDIPKCRFGDSDCIVDSMNKVIRRYPRGIPALGMKPIDVVDIRNSKFWDNPKVGAFWLQFNLFDQVNYGFENTTITKVKGFTKNPTSSLMEIHGRIPSLIHKGRYMSQGRVWIVELNSTGEQLSDFQNFRFVLKLKVIMEYRNNKRYLKIYELNPIVNMDRWVFWLDNFFSENTDLTIAINQVFNIHWVEFWNELEPTNLRIFASVFRDLIEDILYKVSYDDMFLPDEKETRDND from the exons ATGGGAATGCGTGATATATTCACCTTAGTGCTGTGCTTGCAGCTCATCAAATCTTTGCAGGGTCAAATATTAC CAAAGGACATACCAAAATGCCGTTTCGGTGACTCGGATTGCATTGTGGACTCCATGAATAAAGTGATACGACGCTATCCGAGAGGCATACCCGCCTTGGGCATGAAACCCATCGATGTGGTGGACATACGGAACTCAAAGTTCTGGGATAATCCGAAAGTAGGAGCCTTCTGGCTGCAGTTCAATCTGTTTGATCAGGTCAACTATGGCTTTGAGAACACAACGATCACGAAGGTCAAGGGCTTTACTAAGAATCCCACATCGAGCCTGATGGAAATACACGGCAGGATACCGAGTCTCATCCATAAAGGGCGCTACATGTCTCAGGGTCGCGTATGGATAGTGGAATTGAATTCAACGGGCGAACAGCTTTCGGATTTCCAGAATTTTCGATTTGTTCTCAAGCTAAAAGTGATCATGGAGTATCGGAATAACAAGCGCTACCTAAAGATATACGAGCTGAATCCCATTGTCAATATGGATCG TTGGGTCTTCTGGCTGGATAACTTTTTTTCAGAGAACACAGATCTCACAATTGCCATCAATCAGGTTTTCAACATACATTGGGTGGAGTTCTGGAATGAATTGGAGCCCACAAATCTGAGAATATTTGCGAGTGTTTTTCGTGATTTGATCGAGGATATTCTGTATAAAGTATCATATGATGATATGTTCCTACCGGATGAAAAAGAGACTCGCGATAATGATTAA